The Mycobacteriales bacterium DNA segment GCATCGCGGACGTCAAGACCGGCGACCAGGTGCACGTGCTCGCGACGGTCTCCGGCGGGACGGCGACGGCGGTCAAGGTCGGCGACGTGACGCGGATCCGCGAGCTGCGCGGCCGGTGGCGCCCCGCCCCCGGCGGCCCCCGGATGCCCGGCGGCCCCGGCGCACCCGGTGCCCCCGGCGCACCCGGCGCTTCCGGCGCGGAGTCGGAGATCTGACGCGGCGCTCGCCGCGGCGGCGTGGCCGCGGCGGGCTCCGTCGCGAGCACCAGCAGAAGCTCGAGGTCCCGTCGACCCTGCCGCCCGGCCCTGGGAGCGGCCTGGGCGCGGGCGGTCAGCCGTTCGTGAGGTCCCAGTCGACCATGATCGTCGGCCCGCGGTCGCGGCCGCCGGCGGCGGCGTAGGTACGGCGGGCGGCGGCGTTGCCCTCCTCGGTGAGCACCCACATGCCGTAGCAGCCGCGTTCCCGGCCCAGGTCGGCGAGCGCTGCGGTGAGCGCCCGCCCGACGCCGCGGCCGCGCGCCTCCTCCGCCACGCCGAGCTCGTAGAGGAACAGCTCGGTCCCCTTGTCCGGGTGCGTCGCCTCCACCCCGCTGACGAACCCGACCGCGTCCGCGCCGTCGAACGCCATCAGCAGGTGGTGCCCGGGCTCGTTCAGGAACCGGCGGGTCGCGTCGGGGAGCGGCGGGTGGTCGAACAGCCGCGCGGCGGCGGCGACCACCACCTCGTCACCCGGCCCGAGGCGGCGGATCTCCACGTCAGCCGTAGACGACGTACCCGCCGGCGACGACCGCGCGCGACGACGTGCCGGTGGCGAAGAAGTCCCGCAGGTACGTCGTCGCGCTCGGCGGCCACGCGTGCTTGAGGCCGCTGACGCTGACCAGCTTGTAGTCGAGCGTGGTCGTGCCCGCCGTCTCGGCGTACGCCGCCGGGAACGTCACCGCGCAGTACGTCGAGTACCCGCCGTTGTACGGCACGACGGTGTCGGCGGTGCCGTGGATGTGGCGGACGTGGGCGAGACCGTTCGAGCAGGGGGCGACGAGGGTGCCGGCGACGCTGCTGACGCGGCGGAACACCTCCGGGTGCTCGCACCCGGCGCGCAGCGCGAGCATCCCGCCGTTGGAGAACCCGGCCAGGTAGACCGGCCCGTAGTGGCCGCGGCGGCGCAGGCTGACGACGACGTCGAGGAGGTAGCGGACGTCGTCGACGCCGTTGCTCATCGCGGTAGAGCAGCAGCCGCCGGCGTTCCACGTCTTCGTCGGCGACTCGCCGTAGACGATCGTCCAGCCCATCGACGTGCCGACGTGGTCGAAGCCGGTCTGCGCGGCGAGCGTCGCCGAGGAGTTGTACATGCCGTGCAGCAGGACGACGTTCGGCGAGGTGGTGCCGAGGGTGCCGCGCTGCTCGACGCTGATCGAGTAGCGGCGGCCGGACGCGAGCGACACGGAGTACGCCGCGTGCGCCGGCGCGGGCAGCAGCGCCACCGCCGCGCATGCGGCGGCCAGGGTGGCGACGGTACGTGCGAGACGCCGGACTGCGTGCACCTGCTCCCCCGGGTGGGTCGGGTTCGACCCCGAGCGTACCCGGCGAAGGGGACGGATCAGTAGTTACCGACCAGACAGCCCTGCCCGACGTAGACGAGGCAGACCAGCATGCCGCAGTCCAGCTCGTCCTCGTGGCACGGCGGGTGGCAGGAGAAGTCGACCGGGCCGGTGCAGACGCCGCCCGGGGACGGCGGTTCGGCGGCGGTGGCCGGGAGGGCGAGCGCGAGGGCGAGGCCGGCGGCGGCGAGGAGTCGGGTCATGGCGGCGGAGTCTGCCGCTCTGGCCGTTCCGGGCGCAACGCCGTACCGTGGCTGGTCCGCTGTGCCCTACACACAGGAGGAACCCCCGCATGCCCAGCCGTGCCCCGCTCGCCGCCGCCGCGCTCGCCGCGGCCGCGACCCTGCTCTCCACCCCGCAGCCCGCCAGTGCGTGGGCGCCCGCCGGCAGCGCGCCGATCCACCCCGGCGTGCAGACCGTCACCGGCGGCAGCAACCAGTGCACCGCGAACTTCGTGTTCAGCGACAGCGCCGGCAACGTCTACATCGGCCAGGCCGCCCACTGCGCCTCCCGCGGCGCCGCCACCGACACCAACGGCTGCACCACGCCGTCCATGGGCCTCAACACCAACGTCTCCGTCGGCGGCGCCTCCCGCACCGGCAAGCTCGTCTACAGCTCGTGGCTGACCATGCAGGCCCGCCACGAGACCAACACCTACCCCTGCCAGTACAACGACTTCGCGCTGGTCAAGCTCGACGCCGCCGACGTGGGGCGGGTCAACCCGTCGGTGCCGTTCTGGGGCGGCCCGCGCGCGGTGCGGTCCGGGCCGCTGGTGCGCGGCGAGCAGGTCGTGTCGTACGGCAACTCCGGCCTGCGCTTCGGCATCACCACGCTGAGCCCGAAGCAGGGCGTCGCGCTCGGTACCGCCGGCTACGGCTGGACCCACCCGCTCTACACCGCCACCCCGGGCATCCCCGGCGACTCGGGCAGCGGGTTCATGGACGCCAACGGCGACGCGTTCGGCGTGCTGAGCACGATCAGCGCGCTGACCACGAACAACGCCGGCGACCTGAAGAGCGAGCTCGACTACATGCACGCCTACTCGACGTTCACCTCGGTGAACCTCGTGCCCGGCGACGTGCAGTTCACCGGCCCGCTGCCGTAGCCGCTCAGCCCGCCGAGATCATCAGCGAGCAGACCGGCGTCGGCGTGCTGCTGGCGGGGACGAGGGCACCGGTGGTCTGGCCGGTGTCCGGGTCGACCCAGTTCGCGTCGTAGAGCCAGTCGTTGGTGCTGTTGCCGTCGACGTCGATGACTGCCGAGCAGAGGTACTGGTCGGCCGTGACGGCGGCGTGGTACGACACCGGCCCCTGCGAGAACAGCACCCCTGTGCCGCTGGCGGGCGGCGCGCCGGTGTCCGGACCGGGTCCGGGGTAGCTGTACCGCCCGTCGGGCGCGGCGTAGTTGTAGGTGCCGGTGAACTGGATCCAGCAGAGCAAGGTGCCGCTGCTCACCCGCGGCGGTTGCGTCGGGATCCCGGGAAGTCCGCTCGGCGGAACCCCGATCGGGAACGCGTCGCCGAGGTCGCCGACGACCAACGGACCGGCGACGAGGTGGCCGACGTTGACGGTCTCGTCCGGGATCACCTGGCCGGACGGGTCGTTCGTCGTCACGGCGGTACACACCGACCCGGCGAGCGGCTCGCCCTGCGCGTGCGCGGCCGGCGCCGTCAGCAACGCGCCACCCAGCGCCAGGATGCCGACCGCGTGGAGTGCT contains these protein-coding regions:
- a CDS encoding serine protease, encoding MPSRAPLAAAALAAAATLLSTPQPASAWAPAGSAPIHPGVQTVTGGSNQCTANFVFSDSAGNVYIGQAAHCASRGAATDTNGCTTPSMGLNTNVSVGGASRTGKLVYSSWLTMQARHETNTYPCQYNDFALVKLDAADVGRVNPSVPFWGGPRAVRSGPLVRGEQVVSYGNSGLRFGITTLSPKQGVALGTAGYGWTHPLYTATPGIPGDSGSGFMDANGDAFGVLSTISALTTNNAGDLKSELDYMHAYSTFTSVNLVPGDVQFTGPLP
- a CDS encoding PHB depolymerase family esterase; translation: MALLPAPAHAAYSVSLASGRRYSISVEQRGTLGTTSPNVVLLHGMYNSSATLAAQTGFDHVGTSMGWTIVYGESPTKTWNAGGCCSTAMSNGVDDVRYLLDVVVSLRRRGHYGPVYLAGFSNGGMLALRAGCEHPEVFRRVSSVAGTLVAPCSNGLAHVRHIHGTADTVVPYNGGYSTYCAVTFPAAYAETAGTTTLDYKLVSVSGLKHAWPPSATTYLRDFFATGTSSRAVVAGGYVVYG
- a CDS encoding GNAT family N-acetyltransferase, with translation MEIRRLGPGDEVVVAAAARLFDHPPLPDATRRFLNEPGHHLLMAFDGADAVGFVSGVEATHPDKGTELFLYELGVAEEARGRGVGRALTAALADLGRERGCYGMWVLTEEGNAAARRTYAAAGGRDRGPTIMVDWDLTNG